From Acidobacteriota bacterium, a single genomic window includes:
- a CDS encoding flagellin yields MAFSVINNIGAIQARNKLENVNKGLSKTLQRLSSGLRINDASDDAAGLAIADRLKADTAALNQAVRNTNDGISFVQVADSVLSEVSNQLQRAVSLAEQAASDTSGADNSAAKTALGDEYEGIIREVNRISLTVDFNGTTLFGAGATANSFSIQVGASGTTANDVITISTNPLTASGSGTGSLGLTASGSGPTVTTTALDTKAGAQSELALIKTAIADIAARRGSLGTSLNRLQATASVVQGQVQALTGAESQLRDADIAQEVVNLSKFQVLNQTGLSALAQANTVGQSILALFR; encoded by the coding sequence ATGGCATTCAGCGTAATCAACAACATCGGCGCGATTCAGGCGCGGAACAAGCTCGAGAACGTGAACAAGGGCCTCTCGAAGACGCTCCAGCGCCTCTCGTCGGGCCTTCGCATCAACGACGCGTCGGACGACGCGGCGGGCCTCGCCATCGCCGATCGCCTCAAGGCCGACACCGCGGCGCTGAATCAGGCGGTCCGGAACACGAACGACGGCATCAGCTTCGTGCAGGTCGCCGACTCGGTTCTCTCCGAGGTCAGCAACCAGCTCCAGCGCGCCGTGTCCCTGGCCGAGCAGGCCGCTTCCGACACGTCGGGCGCCGACAACAGCGCGGCGAAGACCGCTCTGGGCGACGAGTACGAAGGGATCATTCGCGAGGTCAACCGCATCTCTCTGACGGTCGACTTCAACGGCACCACGCTCTTCGGCGCCGGCGCCACGGCCAACAGCTTCTCGATCCAGGTCGGCGCCTCCGGCACGACGGCGAACGACGTCATCACGATCTCGACGAACCCTCTGACCGCGTCCGGCAGCGGCACCGGCTCCCTCGGCCTGACCGCTTCGGGTTCCGGCCCGACCGTCACGACGACCGCCCTCGACACGAAGGCGGGCGCCCAGAGCGAGCTCGCCCTGATCAAGACCGCCATCGCCGACATCGCCGCCCGCCGCGGCAGCCTCGGCACGAGCCTCAACCGGCTGCAGGCGACCGCTTCCGTCGTCCAGGGGCAGGTGCAAGCCCTGACGGGGGCCGAGAGCCAGCTCCGCGACGCGGACATCGCGCAGGAAGTCGTGAACCTGTCGAAGTTCCAGGTGCTCAACCAGACGGGTCTCTCCGCGCTGGCGCAGGCGAACACGGTGGGACAGTCGATCTTGGCCCTCTTCAGATAA
- the fliD gene encoding flagellar filament capping protein FliD produces the protein MGIGPINFSGLASGLDVNGLITAILKPRQNLIDLQTSRKSTLATQKAAFDRLQSALSDLRAAANSLGDAGKLDARTATTSDASIATATAGTTAAAGAHTLVVATLAAADRRRSAGLADASSGLVADGTITLRSGSGDTVTVNVAAASGNNTLNAVRDAINGAGKGIRASVVNDGTSAILVVEAGKTGTANALSITDSTNLNLTAAGNVVQAAANATLTVDGIAVTSAGNDVTGALEGVTISLQKAAPASSVTLTVGRDGAALKKALTDYVAAYNKAADFFAAQTARGGAGTAGPLAGDSTVRSLESQLQGFSVSGVGGLSTAVLRSLGQIGVSLDGKTGQLSLDTAAFDKAFQDRPDEFKALLADAGSSDTGLVTFSSAGAATKEGTYAVAVTTAAEQAIVSAGTAVGVAGLSAAENLTITAGGSTVQVALTAGTTLAGVVTAVNSALRAAGVQAAADDNAGKLRVRSLGFGSAVSIRVVADVADAGDGLSTGIGTTPLTDSGVDVVGTIAGVAATGVGRTLAGAAGTDVEGLSVETAGTGALGNVTFTRGVASAVSHALKAIVDPFDGPIEHAQKAIQEGMDSIGDRVTQLQASLSVEQEILLRKFTAMEQTLQSLQGTLASLGGGTGLTG, from the coding sequence ATGGGTATCGGCCCGATTAACTTCAGCGGCCTGGCGTCCGGACTCGACGTCAACGGCCTCATCACCGCGATCCTGAAGCCCCGCCAGAACCTCATCGATCTGCAGACGTCGCGGAAATCGACGCTGGCGACGCAGAAGGCGGCGTTCGACAGGCTCCAGAGCGCGCTCTCGGATCTCCGGGCCGCCGCGAACTCGCTCGGCGACGCCGGAAAACTCGACGCGCGCACCGCCACCACCTCCGACGCCTCCATCGCGACGGCGACCGCCGGCACCACCGCCGCCGCCGGCGCGCACACCCTCGTCGTCGCAACGCTCGCGGCGGCCGATCGGCGCCGTTCGGCCGGACTCGCCGACGCCTCGTCGGGGCTCGTCGCCGACGGCACGATCACGCTGCGCTCCGGATCGGGCGATACCGTCACGGTGAACGTCGCCGCCGCGTCGGGGAACAACACCCTCAACGCCGTGCGCGACGCGATCAACGGCGCGGGAAAGGGGATCCGCGCCTCGGTCGTGAACGACGGGACGTCGGCGATCCTCGTCGTCGAGGCCGGCAAGACCGGGACCGCGAACGCGCTCTCGATCACCGACTCCACCAATCTCAATCTCACGGCCGCCGGCAACGTCGTGCAGGCGGCCGCCAACGCCACGCTGACCGTCGACGGGATCGCGGTCACGAGCGCCGGGAACGACGTGACCGGGGCGCTCGAGGGGGTGACGATCTCCCTCCAGAAGGCGGCGCCCGCGTCGAGCGTCACGCTGACGGTGGGGCGCGACGGCGCCGCGCTGAAGAAGGCGCTGACCGATTACGTCGCCGCGTACAACAAGGCGGCCGACTTCTTCGCCGCGCAGACGGCACGCGGGGGCGCCGGGACGGCCGGCCCGCTCGCGGGCGACTCGACGGTGAGATCCCTCGAATCGCAGCTCCAGGGGTTCTCGGTGTCGGGTGTCGGCGGGCTCTCCACGGCGGTGCTCCGCTCGCTCGGGCAGATCGGCGTGTCGCTCGACGGCAAGACCGGGCAGCTCAGCCTCGACACGGCCGCCTTCGACAAGGCGTTCCAGGATCGGCCGGACGAGTTCAAGGCGCTCCTCGCCGACGCGGGCTCTTCGGACACGGGGCTCGTCACGTTCTCTTCCGCCGGGGCCGCGACGAAGGAGGGGACGTACGCCGTGGCGGTCACCACCGCCGCGGAGCAGGCGATCGTCTCGGCGGGGACCGCGGTGGGCGTGGCCGGCCTCTCCGCCGCGGAGAACCTGACGATCACGGCGGGGGGCTCCACGGTGCAGGTCGCCCTCACGGCGGGGACCACGCTCGCCGGCGTCGTCACGGCGGTGAACTCGGCGCTGCGCGCGGCGGGGGTGCAGGCCGCGGCCGACGACAATGCCGGGAAGCTGCGCGTGCGGAGCCTCGGGTTCGGCAGCGCCGTGTCGATCCGGGTCGTCGCAGACGTCGCCGACGCCGGGGACGGGCTCTCGACGGGGATCGGGACGACTCCGCTGACCGACTCGGGCGTGGACGTCGTCGGGACGATCGCGGGCGTCGCCGCGACCGGCGTCGGCAGGACGCTCGCAGGCGCCGCGGGGACGGACGTCGAGGGGCTCTCGGTCGAGACGGCGGGGACCGGCGCGCTCGGCAACGTCACCTTCACACGCGGCGTCGCGTCGGCGGTCTCGCATGCGCTCAAGGCGATCGTCGATCCGTTCGACGGCCCCATCGAGCACGCGCAAAAGGCGATCCAGGAAGGGATGGACTCGATCGGCGACCGCGTCACCCAGCTCCAGGCAAGCCTCAGCGTCGAGCAGGAGATACTTCTTCGAAAGTTCACGGCCATGGAGCAGACGCTCCAGTCGCTCCAGGGAACTCTCGCCTCCCTGGGCGGCGGCACCGGCCTGACGGGCTAG
- a CDS encoding PilZ domain-containing protein, whose protein sequence is MAEDNRREYLRIKDSIQVHYRLVDEAAAAELSGERMARPSIHNLALIKALEEASQRIEEEQGISVLLLHKIIEMDDKLARILAVIESRKAAEGTDRIARTATLSAGGCSIAREPGLEAGARLDLVLYLPTFPPMTIRAVGTIVRAGADEAAEAIAGVQFTAIHEEDREMLYHYLFQRQREQIRQTSRRPGFLGSSPMKRRN, encoded by the coding sequence ATGGCAGAGGACAATCGGCGCGAATACCTCAGAATCAAGGACTCGATCCAGGTGCACTACCGTCTCGTCGACGAGGCGGCGGCCGCGGAGCTTTCCGGGGAGAGGATGGCCCGGCCGAGCATTCACAACCTCGCGCTGATCAAGGCGCTCGAGGAGGCCTCCCAGCGCATCGAGGAGGAGCAGGGGATCTCGGTCCTCCTGCTCCACAAGATCATCGAGATGGACGACAAGCTCGCCCGCATCCTCGCAGTCATCGAGAGCCGGAAGGCGGCCGAGGGGACCGATCGCATCGCGCGCACCGCGACGCTGAGCGCGGGAGGGTGCTCGATCGCCCGCGAGCCCGGCCTCGAGGCCGGGGCGCGCCTCGACCTCGTCCTCTACCTGCCCACCTTCCCTCCGATGACGATCCGGGCCGTCGGCACGATCGTGCGGGCCGGCGCGGACGAGGCGGCCGAAGCGATCGCCGGCGTCCAGTTCACCGCGATCCACGAGGAGGATCGCGAGATGCTCTACCACTACCTCTTCCAGCGGCAGCGTGAGCAGATTCGGCAAACGTCGCGTCGTCCGGGGTTTCTGGGTTCGTCCCCCATGAAACGGCGGAATTGA